The genomic window ACTTCTGTATATATTTTTCCAATATATTCGCCGATAATGCCTAAGGAAATAATAACTAAGGATCCGATAAACCATAAAGACAGCATTATTGATGTCCATCCTTGTATAATATTTCCCATGAAATATGAAACTAAAATATAAATCAAAGAAATAAAACAGATTATTAAGCTTATTATTCCAACAACTAATATTATCCTTAACGGTTTTATACTAAAAGAAGTTATTCCGTCTAAAGCAAAATTCATCATTTTACGAAATGGATATTTCGATTCTCCGGCAAATCTTACATCTCGTTTGTAATAAACATTATCGGTTTTATATCCGATAAGAGGCATCAAACCTCTTAAAAATAAGTTTCGTTCTTTGTATTCCATCAAAGCATTTAAGGCTCGTGCGCTCATCAATCTATAATCGGCATGATTATATACTGTTTCAACTCCCAGCGATTTCATTAATTTATAGAATCCCAAAGCTGAATTTCTCTTAAAGAAAGTATCCGTTTCTCTTGAATTTCTCACACCATAAACAATATCATTTCCCTCAGCAAATTTATCAACCATTTCTTCGATTACATTTACATCGTCTTGTAAATCCGCATCTATGGAAACAGCAGCATCACATTTGTCGGAAGCGAAACTTAATCCGGCTAATAAGGCTTTTTGGTGGCCTACATTACCTGCTAAGTTCAGTCCGCTGAAAATATTATTGTACTCATGTAACTCTTTAATAATTTTCCATGTATTGTCTTTACTCCCGTCATTTACAAATAAGACATAGCTGTCTTTTGTTATTTTGGAGTTATCGATTAATTTATTTACGATAGAAAAAAGTCTTTTTGAAGTTTCACGTAAAACTTCTTCTTCATTGTAGCATGGTACGACAATTGCCAGGGTTATCATAAATTATTCTTTTGTTTAAAGGTAATGAAACGATTCAGAAAATAACTGGGGATAGTATAAATAATCATTGCAATAACTTGTGAAATATATTCTTGTAAATTTAGTTTTTCAACCATAACTTTGAGACTTAGAAACTGTATTCCGAAGCATAATAAAAACACCAGTAAAAATAATACTATTTCTTTTAGCAATTCGTTCGACTCTCTTTTTTTAAATACCCAATTCTTATTCCATATAAAACTGTTTATTAATCCGATGACATAACCTATTATGTTTGAAGTGTCGTATTTCAGATTGAATAAATACATGCAAATAGCAATAACAATCAATGAAACCAATGTGTTGATAATACCGACAATAA from Bacteroidales bacterium includes these protein-coding regions:
- a CDS encoding glycosyltransferase family 2 protein → MITLAIVVPCYNEEEVLRETSKRLFSIVNKLIDNSKITKDSYVLFVNDGSKDNTWKIIKELHEYNNIFSGLNLAGNVGHQKALLAGLSFASDKCDAAVSIDADLQDDVNVIEEMVDKFAEGNDIVYGVRNSRETDTFFKRNSALGFYKLMKSLGVETVYNHADYRLMSARALNALMEYKERNLFLRGLMPLIGYKTDNVYYKRDVRFAGESKYPFRKMMNFALDGITSFSIKPLRIILVVGIISLIICFISLIYILVSYFMGNIIQGWTSIMLSLWFIGSLVIISLGIIGEYIGKIYTEVKERPMYNIESVLFER
- a CDS encoding GtrA family protein; amino-acid sequence: MQIKKLIKNNISLIKYFIVGIINTLVSLIVIAICMYLFNLKYDTSNIIGYVIGLINSFIWNKNWVFKKRESNELLKEIVLFLLVFLLCFGIQFLSLKVMVEKLNLQEYISQVIAMIIYTIPSYFLNRFITFKQKNNL